The window CAATTCAGGAAAGCACTTTTAAATGCACCAATCAATGTGGAAGGCATGAATGAAACGGTTACCTATTCCAAATACTATGAAGAAGTTGCGCAACCAGGGCTTTTGGCAAATATTAAGAAATATACATTAGGTCTTCCCGGGGTGATTATCAAAGCAATCAAAGGAAAACAGGAAGACACCCTGGTTCAAACCGAAGAAGGGGATTTGATCAAATTAAATGAAGAAGAGGTCGAGCATTTCAAGAGATTAGATGGTCAATTATCTGTTGCTCCCAATGAAAAAGAAGGCTTTGTATCTCTTTCTTTCGTAATGCCTGAACCTTTGATGGCGGCTCAAATGGCCAAGTATGCTCAAGAACTCCTTCAAAATGAAGTAATTGCCTACAAAATTTCCAATGCCCGAGAGCAATTGAATTTCACGGAAGAACGCTTTGCTGAGAAAAAAGCAGAATTTGATCAAATTCAAGCTCAACTAGCAAATTTCCGCGACCGAAACCAAAATATCTCCTCAGCCACTGCCATGAATCAAATGGAAAGATTAGAAGCAGAATACAATTTTGCTTTCAACATCTACACGGAACTTGCCAAGCAACTCGAGCAAGCTAAACTTCAAGTTTCCAAAGACACCCCAATCTTCTCCGTCATCCAACCCGTCACCATTCCCACAGAAAAATCAGCTCCCAAGCGCCCCCTCATTTTAGTTATCTTCACCATCTTGGGCATCATCATCTCCCTAGCCTACATCTTCGGCTCCGAATTCCTCAGAGGAGTGAAAGAACAATGGAAGGAGGGGTAGTGTGGAGAGGTTAAGCGTTAATCGTTCAATGTTATTCGTTAAAATTTGTCCCGTTCCCGATTACTATCGGAGTGGACGATGTTAATCGTTAATCGTTCAATGTTAATCGTTCAACGTAGAGTACAAGTCAAGTTTACGACTATCCCTACGCTTAACGCTTTTTACGCGAAGCATTAACGCTCTTACCGTTCACCGTTAAATAGCTTGTCCGCCGCGCCTGTGGTCGTGGCGTAGCGGATTAATCGTTCAACGTAGAGTACAAGTCAAGTTTACGACTATCCCCACGCTTAACGATTTTAACGCGGAGCATTAACGCTACTACCGTTCAGGGTTAAATAGCTTGTCCGCCGCACCTGTGCACCGTGGCGTAGCGGATTAATCGTTCAACGTAAAGTACAAGTCAAGTTTAGGCTTATCCCAGCGCTTAACATATTACGACAAACCTTCTCCCCCTCATGGCAATAAACTCTTTCGAAGACCTTGAAATTTGGCAAATGGCCAGAGAATTGGCTAGTTTAATAAGAGTTAGTGCAACAAATCAGTCATTTAAAAGTGATTTTAGATTTGTATCCCAAATAAATAGTGCTGCTGGTTCGGTAATGGATAATATCGCGGAGGGTTTTGAAAGAGATGGAAACAGAGAATTTATTCAATTCCTTTATATAGCTAAAGGATCTTGTGGAGAAGTAAGGTCTCAAGCTTATAGGGCATTTGATGCTGATTTTTTCAATCAAGAGCAATTGAATATAATCTTGAAAATAACAGAAACATTGAAATTCAAAATCAAAGGATTAATAATGACGTTAAAGAATAGTGGAAGTAAAGGGTATAAGTAAAATTTGTTAAGTGTCTTCAACGTAGAGTACAAGTCAAGTTTACGACTATCCCTACGCTTAACGCTTTTTATGCGAAGCATTAACGCTCTTACCGTTCACCGTTAAATAGCTTGTCCGCCGCGCCTGTGGTCGTGGCGTAGCGGATTAATCGTTCAACCGTAGAAGACTTTATCATTCACACATACCCCCACGCTTAACGTTTTTAACGTTTAACGCTTAACATTCAAAAAATCCCTTTATCCTTAAAAATTTTCTCGCAATACTGAGGTACAAGTTTTAATCTTTTAACCCTCTTTGAACACTTAAACTTTTTCCTCAATTTAACCTTTTAACCCAATTAACCCAATTAACCCTAATAACCTCTTAACCCTATTAATCCTATTTATTCACTTAAAACCAATTAACCCTATTAAACCATTTAAACTCTTAACCTTTACAAAAACATGAAAATCACAGTCATCGGTACCGGCTACGTCGGACTAGTATCAGGAGCTTGTTTTGCAGATGTAGGGATACAGGTGACTTGCGTTGACGTTGACCAAAAGAAAATTGAAGGTCTCAAAAATGGCATCATGCCTATCTATGAGCCTGGACTAGAAGAAATTGTCAAAAGAAACTATGCCTCTGGCAGACTTCAATTTACCACCAATTTAGGTAAGGCAATTCAAGGTTCTGAGGTGGCTTTTATAGCAGTTGGAACACCTCCTGGGGAAGATGGTTCGGCAGATTTGAAATATGTATTAGCTGTAGCAGACGAGATCGGCGCAAAGATGTCAGACTATATCGTAGTAGCCACCAAAAGTACCGTGCCAGTTACTACAGGTGAAAAAGTTCGTGCTGCCATTAAAGCTGCATTAGACAAAAGAGGTTCAGACTTGCCTTTTGCTGTTGCCTCCAATCCAGAATTCCTGAAAGAAGGTGCAGCAGTAGAAGACTTTATGAAGCCTGATCGCATTGTTATTGGTGTGGATGATGAAAGGGCAGAGGCCATTATGAAACGACTCTACAAACCTTTTCAACTCAATGGAGACCGCATCATATTCATGGATATCC is drawn from Belliella baltica DSM 15883 and contains these coding sequences:
- a CDS encoding Wzz/FepE/Etk N-terminal domain-containing protein — translated: MSTNPSSNPQNDEDEIDLLELAKTVWKKRRQVFSITLVFMLIGLAVALLSPKEFTASSTFIPQTSESGKGGGSLGGLASLAGINLGGMSGGSEIPPALYPKFVSSVQFRKALLNAPINVEGMNETVTYSKYYEEVAQPGLLANIKKYTLGLPGVIIKAIKGKQEDTLVQTEEGDLIKLNEEEVEHFKRLDGQLSVAPNEKEGFVSLSFVMPEPLMAAQMAKYAQELLQNEVIAYKISNAREQLNFTEERFAEKKAEFDQIQAQLANFRDRNQNISSATAMNQMERLEAEYNFAFNIYTELAKQLEQAKLQVSKDTPIFSVIQPVTIPTEKSAPKRPLILVIFTILGIIISLAYIFGSEFLRGVKEQWKEG
- a CDS encoding four helix bundle protein, with product MAINSFEDLEIWQMARELASLIRVSATNQSFKSDFRFVSQINSAAGSVMDNIAEGFERDGNREFIQFLYIAKGSCGEVRSQAYRAFDADFFNQEQLNIILKITETLKFKIKGLIMTLKNSGSKGYK